Proteins found in one Sulfuricurvum sp. genomic segment:
- the pheA gene encoding prephenate dehydratase encodes MNTLEECRARIDEIDNEVVTLLNRRMEVVRRVGEIKHESKTAVYRPEREKAIIDRLTLLSKQSGGLLNAQAIEAVFLEIFAVARNLELPERIAYLGPEGSFTHQAAESRFGAMSDYLSLGSIEAVFKTLEAGRAKFGVVPIENSRDGVVGETLDLLGKSSMKIVAELYMPIHMAFATKSEKIQDIKRIYSKDKGFGQCREFLQEHGLESIEHIPVESTAKAAILASKDPQAAAICSHIAAKLYGVPTLFENIEDAHNNATRFFILSDFKNGISDDDKTSILVRLKDAQKAGALVHFLEDFNNANINLSKIESRPSRDNDGFGYWFFIDFFGHIDEPQVQELIQKHTEEVTWLGSYVKGEL; translated from the coding sequence ATGAATACTTTAGAAGAGTGCAGAGCACGTATCGACGAAATCGATAATGAAGTTGTAACACTGTTAAATCGCCGTATGGAAGTAGTCCGTCGTGTCGGTGAAATCAAACATGAAAGCAAGACGGCAGTTTACCGTCCGGAGCGTGAAAAAGCGATTATTGACCGTTTGACGCTATTGAGCAAACAATCAGGCGGATTGCTGAATGCTCAGGCGATTGAAGCGGTTTTTCTGGAAATCTTTGCCGTGGCCCGTAATCTTGAACTTCCTGAACGCATTGCGTATCTCGGACCTGAAGGGAGTTTTACCCATCAGGCGGCAGAATCGCGTTTCGGTGCAATGAGCGATTATCTTTCACTCGGTTCGATTGAAGCGGTATTCAAAACACTTGAAGCAGGTCGTGCAAAATTCGGTGTCGTTCCGATCGAAAATTCACGCGACGGCGTTGTGGGTGAAACCCTCGATCTGCTCGGTAAAAGCAGTATGAAAATCGTAGCGGAATTGTATATGCCGATCCATATGGCCTTTGCAACAAAATCGGAAAAAATTCAGGACATCAAACGGATATATTCGAAAGATAAAGGATTTGGTCAGTGTCGGGAGTTTTTGCAAGAGCATGGACTTGAGAGCATAGAACACATACCGGTTGAATCAACGGCGAAAGCGGCTATTTTGGCTTCCAAAGATCCTCAGGCTGCGGCTATATGTTCGCATATTGCCGCAAAGCTGTACGGTGTCCCGACCCTGTTTGAAAATATCGAAGATGCCCATAATAATGCGACACGCTTTTTCATTTTGAGTGATTTTAAAAACGGTATCAGCGATGATGATAAGACATCGATCCTCGTACGTTTGAAAGATGCACAAAAAGCTGGAGCGTTAGTCCATTTCCTGGAAGATTTCAATAATGCCAATATCAATTTGAGTAAAATTGAGAGTCGTCCTTCACGGGATAATGACGGCTTCGGTTATTGGTTCTTCATCGACTTTTTCGGCCATATCGATGAGCCTCAAGTTCAAGAATTAATCCAAAAACATACAGAAGAAGTAACATGGTTAGGCAGCTATGTTAAGGGAGAGTTATGA
- a CDS encoding HAD-IIA family hydrolase gives MYFIDVQGTLIEDNTKLPTRGAVAFIDFLNTHKIPYMVITNSTKNPSSEFLGYLNSIGLKIPSEHYLDPLMMLESHIDKSKKIAAYGSKPFLEVLHSMGYSLDYTNPDVVLIAIKEDFSPDEYAAMIEFLLGGAELVGMHETTLYVKNHKRYPGVGAILKMLEFATSTPYIVVGKPSISFFNEALRRLTAQKAGADFCDITIISDDVKGDLIGAQSLGMKGVFVLSGKYRSAEEIIPSLELSQRPAEIYADMQGILESL, from the coding sequence ATGTATTTTATCGATGTACAAGGGACATTAATCGAAGACAATACCAAGCTTCCCACACGAGGTGCGGTTGCTTTTATTGATTTCCTGAATACTCATAAAATACCGTATATGGTTATTACCAACAGTACCAAAAACCCGAGCAGCGAATTTTTAGGGTATTTAAACTCTATAGGACTCAAGATCCCGAGCGAACATTACCTTGATCCGTTAATGATGCTTGAGAGTCACATCGACAAAAGCAAAAAGATTGCTGCATACGGCTCGAAACCTTTCTTAGAAGTATTACATTCCATGGGATACAGTCTCGATTATACGAATCCGGATGTCGTACTAATCGCGATTAAAGAGGACTTTTCACCGGATGAATATGCTGCGATGATTGAGTTTCTCCTTGGCGGAGCGGAGCTCGTGGGTATGCATGAAACGACGCTGTATGTCAAAAACCATAAACGCTATCCGGGAGTCGGGGCTATTTTGAAAATGCTTGAATTTGCGACGTCAACTCCGTATATTGTTGTCGGCAAGCCGAGTATTTCATTTTTTAATGAGGCATTGCGGCGTTTAACGGCTCAAAAAGCGGGAGCTGATTTTTGTGACATTACCATCATCAGTGATGACGTCAAAGGGGATCTCATCGGAGCGCAATCACTGGGGATGAAAGGGGTATTTGTCCTCAGCGGAAAATACCGATCGGCTGAAGAAATTATCCCGTCTTTGGAACTTTCTCAGCGTCCGGCAGAGATTTACGCGGATATGCAGGGAATATTGGAGAGTCTATGA
- the lysA gene encoding diaminopimelate decarboxylase — protein sequence MIDFKALAQTYGTPLYVYDFDAMKTQFESLKEAFRGRKSILAYAVKANSNLSVVKHFAQLGSGADCVSIGEVRRALMAGIPKYRVIFSGVGKRDDEIREAIESDILYINVESEAELGRVEMIARELNTKARISIRVNPNIDPKTHPYISTGLHDNKFGVEIVAAKRMYIQAKNSDHLDPVGIHFHIGSQLTELEPIYEAAVIVADLLRSLQAIDIELKFFDIGGGLGVRYDNETTIEPYDYAQAILSALKGIDVTIICEPGRFLTANAGYFLTKVLYEKNNGAKRFVMVDGAMNDLIRPSLYKAYHRIEALDKTGEESAADVVGPVCESGDFLAKNYPLPPMEHNDLLIVHSAGAYGFGMGSNYNTRGRSAEIAIEAGQDRLIRRRENFEDVIALEREYL from the coding sequence GTGATCGATTTTAAAGCTCTGGCACAAACCTACGGAACACCATTGTATGTGTACGATTTTGATGCGATGAAAACGCAATTTGAATCTTTGAAAGAGGCGTTTCGCGGGCGTAAATCGATTTTGGCATATGCAGTTAAAGCCAATTCCAATCTCAGTGTTGTCAAGCATTTTGCACAGTTAGGTTCCGGTGCGGACTGTGTCTCTATCGGGGAAGTCCGCCGCGCTTTGATGGCCGGAATTCCAAAATACCGCGTTATTTTCAGCGGTGTCGGCAAACGGGATGACGAGATCCGTGAAGCGATCGAATCCGACATCCTATACATCAATGTTGAGAGCGAAGCCGAGCTTGGACGGGTTGAAATGATTGCTCGTGAGTTGAATACCAAAGCACGTATCAGTATCCGTGTTAATCCGAATATCGATCCTAAAACCCATCCGTATATTTCCACCGGACTGCATGATAATAAATTCGGTGTAGAGATTGTTGCTGCGAAACGGATGTACATTCAGGCAAAAAATTCGGATCATCTTGATCCGGTCGGGATCCATTTTCATATCGGAAGCCAGTTGACTGAATTGGAACCGATTTATGAAGCAGCGGTCATTGTCGCCGATTTGCTTCGATCGCTTCAAGCGATCGATATCGAGTTGAAATTTTTTGATATCGGCGGAGGATTGGGCGTCCGTTACGATAATGAGACGACGATTGAACCGTATGATTATGCGCAAGCGATTCTCTCCGCACTCAAAGGGATCGATGTCACAATCATTTGTGAACCGGGACGCTTCTTGACGGCGAATGCCGGATATTTTTTGACAAAAGTATTGTATGAAAAAAACAACGGAGCCAAACGTTTCGTCATGGTTGACGGAGCGATGAACGATTTGATCCGTCCGAGCCTGTATAAAGCGTACCACCGCATTGAAGCACTGGATAAAACGGGTGAAGAGAGTGCGGCGGATGTGGTTGGGCCGGTGTGTGAAAGCGGTGACTTTTTAGCTAAAAACTACCCGCTTCCGCCGATGGAACATAATGATTTACTGATCGTGCATAGTGCCGGAGCTTACGGTTTCGGAATGGGAAGCAACTATAACACCCGCGGACGTTCTGCCGAGATCGCCATTGAGGCGGGACAAGACCGGCTTATTCGACGCCGTGAAAATTTTGAGGATGTGATCGCTCTAGAGCGTGAATATCTGTAG
- a CDS encoding LptF/LptG family permease — protein sequence MLAFTTLSSLYLRYFLIVLTALSSFMVGFDLMDNASGLPASANLVLIYIMYKFFYAIDMMLPISLVFAMIASLVELVRSNALAAYYAIGYSKARILAPFLSVAGGLIGIYIALHTTNFARANEFSDNLRETSEFIRPTSNLFFTHEGNYIYFGNLYPLSKRAEDIRIFTFDQGHLKEALSATEAVYDNGYWNIKKAHLIHPPQTVDLKAIGIVSEDRENMKVLRDFKPKILDQVYEGKANFTIGDGLEALSLLKNQNVEIAKITSGMYRMFITPWFALILIVICFSYTPVSARFLNLSFFSFGAILVTLMVWGLLFMMGELSNNKTLSPEIGVIAPIIALSSVMFWRLGNPLRRVRVKSRQN from the coding sequence ATGCTTGCTTTTACGACGCTTTCATCTTTGTATCTACGCTATTTCTTGATTGTCTTGACGGCGCTCAGCAGTTTTATGGTCGGATTCGATTTAATGGATAATGCTTCCGGTCTGCCGGCATCCGCAAATCTTGTTTTGATTTACATAATGTACAAATTTTTTTATGCGATCGATATGATGCTGCCGATTTCATTGGTATTTGCAATGATTGCCTCACTGGTCGAATTGGTTCGTTCCAATGCGCTGGCGGCTTATTATGCAATCGGGTATTCCAAAGCTCGAATTTTAGCCCCTTTTCTGAGTGTGGCAGGGGGATTGATCGGAATTTATATTGCTTTGCATACGACCAATTTCGCACGGGCCAACGAATTTTCGGATAATCTTAGAGAAACGTCCGAATTTATCCGTCCGACAAGCAATCTTTTTTTTACCCATGAGGGAAATTACATCTATTTCGGCAATCTGTACCCACTTAGCAAAAGGGCAGAAGATATCCGTATTTTCACATTTGATCAGGGGCATTTAAAAGAGGCACTGAGCGCAACGGAAGCGGTATATGACAACGGATATTGGAATATTAAAAAGGCCCATTTGATTCACCCTCCGCAAACGGTTGATCTCAAAGCGATCGGAATCGTGAGTGAAGATCGTGAAAATATGAAAGTTCTTCGTGATTTTAAGCCTAAAATCCTGGATCAGGTTTATGAGGGGAAAGCGAATTTTACGATCGGTGACGGCTTGGAAGCATTGAGTCTTTTAAAAAACCAAAATGTTGAGATCGCAAAAATTACGAGCGGAATGTATCGTATGTTTATCACCCCTTGGTTTGCCCTAATCCTCATCGTGATCTGTTTCTCATATACTCCTGTAAGTGCCCGATTTTTAAATCTTTCTTTTTTTAGTTTCGGAGCAATTTTGGTGACATTGATGGTTTGGGGATTGCTCTTTATGATGGGCGAACTTTCAAATAACAAAACACTTTCCCCTGAAATAGGGGTAATCGCACCTATTATCGCCCTTAGCAGCGTGATGTTTTGGCGACTTGGAAATCCCCTAAGGAGAGTTAGGGTAAAATCGCGACAAAACTAA
- the pth gene encoding aminoacyl-tRNA hydrolase, whose amino-acid sequence MLIVGLGNPGSAYASTRHNIGFMVIDELCRRHSVQNVSKSSFEGELFKMGLHFLLKPTTYMNLSGRSILAVKNFYKIDEVIVIHDDLDLPFGALRFKQGGGHGGHNGLKSADAAIGADYIRVRMGIGKPEHKSQVADYVLHPFSAEEQSKLASWIGASADAVEMLLKHSCSDVAAKCSSKGF is encoded by the coding sequence ATGCTTATCGTCGGACTGGGCAATCCCGGCTCGGCGTATGCATCGACCCGTCATAATATCGGGTTTATGGTTATTGACGAACTTTGCCGCCGCCATAGTGTGCAAAATGTTTCAAAGAGCTCCTTTGAAGGGGAGTTGTTTAAAATGGGATTGCACTTTCTTCTCAAGCCTACGACGTATATGAATCTCTCCGGGCGTTCTATTCTAGCCGTTAAAAATTTTTATAAAATTGATGAGGTCATCGTCATCCACGATGATTTGGACCTCCCGTTCGGTGCATTGCGCTTTAAACAAGGCGGCGGTCATGGCGGTCACAACGGGCTAAAATCGGCCGACGCCGCTATCGGTGCCGATTATATCCGTGTTCGGATGGGGATCGGAAAACCTGAACACAAATCACAGGTTGCCGATTATGTATTGCATCCGTTTAGTGCGGAGGAGCAATCCAAACTCGCAAGTTGGATTGGAGCGTCCGCGGATGCCGTTGAGATGCTGCTCAAGCACAGTTGCAGTGATGTAGCCGCAAAATGTTCGAGTAAGGGTTTTTAG